A genomic region of Solanum dulcamara chromosome 2, daSolDulc1.2, whole genome shotgun sequence contains the following coding sequences:
- the LOC129870754 gene encoding uncharacterized protein LOC129870754, translating to MAPFEALYGRRYMPPIRWFEVGEAILIELELVCEAMDKVQLIRERLKIFQSRQKSYPNVRKRELEFEVDDWSYLKTPLMKGLIHFDKKWNLSSPYISLYQIWRRYNKVAYELDLPSELTLVHVRFHVLLLKKCVSDPTSIVPLESIGVK from the coding sequence atggctccttttgaggccttatatggtagaaGGTATATGCCTCCTATCAGGTGGTTCGAGGTTGGTGAGGCTATTTTGATAGAGCTCGAGTTGGTGTGTGAAGCTATGGATAAAGTTCAACttattagagagaggttgaagattttcCAAAGCCGACAGAAGTCTTATCCAAATGTaaggaaaagagagcttgaatttgaggttgatgattggTCATACTTGAAGACGCCACTTATGAAGGGTTTGATTCATTTTGACAAGAAATGGAATCTTAGTTCCCCTTATATAAGCTTATATCAGATTTGGAGGCGCTATAACaaagtagcttatgagttggatttgccttccgAATTAACATTAGTGCATGTGAGGTTTCATGTTTTATTGTTGAAGAAGTGTGTTAGTGATCCTACCTCTATTGTTCCATTAGAAAGCATTGGTGTGAAATAG